The window gcgcatgttcagttgtttagcggtgtttttgtcgttgttgtggtgttttttttttaatttggagtacattagtttgtaccgagtgggttgtcctaggggcatggcaattctggttcagtttcgttggggggttgtggagttatacggctccgtacgacgccccttacagatttatattatagatAATCTAATAATAGACTAGGAAGAGATGTGTGGGCATCAGGGAAGCCTGACCTGCTCGCTGTACCCGAGGAGGGCCCTGCGCGTGCCCTTTGGCCCCAGGAAGCGCTTGACCAGCATGCTCCACCCCAAGGAGAAGTGGAACTCGATGTCCTCCTGGAAGTCGGCGCAGAGCTTGTGGCAGTTGAGGTCGTAGCTGAGCGTGAAGGCGGAGGAGGCGCCCCTCGTCCGGGGCCCCGGGACCCCCTGGGTGCGCAGGGATGGCGGCAACAGCGGGCTCAGGCCCTCTGCGAGGAAAGacggaaagggaaggaggaagtgagGGCCATGCTTGGAAGAAGAACATATAGGAGGAAGTCCTGGCGATTCGGGGAGAGGCCTACCCATCATTTCCTGCTGCATGGCTTGCAAGGAGGTCGAGACGGGGGCCGAGCAGCGCTCCGACAGGTTGTGGCTCAGGCCTTCCTCAATGTGCCGGTGCAGCTCCTGCGGGAAGTGGACACAGCGAGACAATCATCGACATACTGGAATGTATTGAGtcctgggatgatgatgatgatgagggtgATAATGATGGTAATTTCATATATTAGATGTTATATAATCTAATACACAATCTAATACACAATGATATCATAtgatgatatataatatatactaataataataatgcaatgtatTACATCCTGGGATAAcaatgaggataataataatgtgattatAATTTCCtgggatgatggtgataatgTAATGTATTACTTCCtgggataataatgatgatgatgatgatgatgataatgcaaAATATTGCTTCCTGAAATggcgatgatgataataatatcaatatattAACGTATTTcaatatattaatgtatatattaatgtaatgtatttcttcctagaataatagtagtagtagtagtagtaataatatgataatatgaattacttccaataataataataatatgaattccaatagtaataataatatgaattacttccaatagtaataataatatgaattgcttccaataataataatatgaattacttccaatagtaataataatttgaatgacttccaataataataatatgaattaatTCCAATAGTAATGATATGAAttacttccaataataataataatatgaattaattccaatagtaataataagaattacttccaataataagaataatatgaatgacttccaataataataataataatatgaaagacttccaataataataacaatatgaattaattccaataataatatgaattccaataataataataatatgaattacttccaataataacaataataatatgaattacttccaataacaatattaattccaataataaaatgaattacttccaataataataataataataataatagtaataataatgcaatgtatTACATCCTGggataacaatgatgatgataataataataatatgattataatttcctgggatgatgatgataataatactgtAATGTATTACTTCCtgggataatgataataatgtaatatatagcataatatataacggcgctccatgcagtcatgctggccacatgaccttggaggtgtctatggacaacgctggctcttcggcttagaaatagagatgagcaccacaccccagagtcagacatgactggacttaatgtcaggagactacctttacctttacctttatgataataataataataataataataataataataataataatgcaaggtATAACTATCAATACTAATAATATCAATGATGATGCAATTATAATAATTCAAATATATTGTGCGTACAATGACCCCAATGAATTTTGGGGTTCGACTTGGGTCCCCCCTCCAAGGTGCACAACAAAGCCCAAGATCAGTTTCTCGGATATCAATTGAGAAAACTCCGCACGGGATCGAGAACCGGCCCGTTTCCCCCTTGggtgactcacatttttgtacacTTTGATGACGACGGGCGAGGGATGGAAATCCAGCTGGAAGTCGTCGACCAGGACCGAGAGGCGCCGGATCTCTTCCGCCATTGCGTTGGACACCTGGGAGAGGGGCAAGGAACCCccgtaaataatatttattatttagtatttattattcACTATTATTTACTGTTTATTATCATACactgtttatgtatgtgtttgtgggggggggggggacaaagacGGCAAGGGAAAGGCCTGCCCCGCACGGAGAACCATGGGATGCCCGACCTGCCTCTCGACCTCCTCGGTGAGCTGCTTGATCTTCTGCTTGTAGTTGTGGCTCAGCAGATCCAGCTGTTTGTCGATGAAGCCCAGGCGCTCCTGGCGGTCCTCCCGCAACTCCAGGCAGTAGAGCCTTGGCCCAGAGACAAcagaagaattattattattactattactattattaatttatttatgttgtggtggtggtggcctCACCGCTGCTCCTGGGCGGCCATGTGCACGCAGTCCATGATGCGCCGCACTTCCTCCGCCATCTGCTTGGCCCGGACCGTGTGCTGCTCGAATTTCGTCTTCACCGCCGACTGAGAAATGCATTCCTGAAAGGGAGGCGGGGACAACAACAGCGGGATCACCAAACCCCTCCCCCTTTTGCATATTAACGAGCCTGATTTGCATTCTCCAACAAGCCCCCCTCTTTTTGCATATTTACAAGTCCAATTTGCACTCTCCCCAATAATAAGTCCTTTTTTGCATATTCATAAGCTTCATTTGCATCCTCCCAGACAACaaacccctcccctttctgcatATTCATGAGCCTGATTTGCATCTGCCCGATAAcaacccctcccctttctgcatATTCATGAGTCTGATTTGGATCCTCCCAAAcaaacccctcccctttctacatatACATGAGCCTGATTTGCACCCGCCCGATAACAAACCCTTCTCTTTTTGAATATTGATGAGCCTGATTTGCATCCTCTCAGACAACAAACCCCTCCCCTTTCTGAATATTCATGAGCCTGATTTGCATCTGCCCGATAACCCCTTCTCTTTTTGCATATTCTTGAGTCTGATCTGCATCTTCCCAGAAAACAAACCCCTCCCTTTTCTGCATATTCATGAGCCTGATTTGTATCCGCCCAATAACAACCCCTACTCTTTTTGCATAGTCATGAGTCTGATTTGCATCCTCCCAGACAAACCCCTCCCCTTTCTTGAGCCTGATTTGCATCTTCCCCGAAACAAACCCCTTCCCTTTTGCATATTTATGCGCCCGCTATGCATCCTCTCCAACAACAAACCCCTCCTCTTTTGCATATTCATGAGTCATCTTTGcatcttccccaaacccctcaCCTTTTGCATATCCATGAGCACCATTTGCATCCTCTCCCCAACAAACCCCTCCCCTTTTGCATATTCATGAGCTCGATCTGCCTCCTCGACAACAAACCCCTCCCCTTTTTGCATATTCATGAGCTCGATCTGCATCAACAGCAAACCCCTCCCTTTTTGCATATTCATGAGCTCGATCTGCATCCTCGACAACAAACTCCTCCCCTTTTGCATATTCATGAGCTCGATCTGCATCAACAGCAAACCCCTCCCTTTTTGCATATTCATGAGCTCGATCTGCATCCTCGACAACAAACTCCTCCCCTTTTGCATATTCATGAGCTCGATCTGCATCAACAGCAAACCCCTCCCCTTTTTGCATATTCATGAGCTCGATTTGCATCCTCGACAACAAACCCCTTCCCTTTTTGCATATTCATGAGCTCCATCTGCATCCTTCCCCGGAAACTCGCCTCAAAGCGCCGCTCAAAGTTCTGGAACTCGAACATCCGGCCCTGGAAACCTTCAGCCAGCGCTCCGCCTAAAAGGGATCAGGATAGAGaagaccatcaaagccctcccgacagatggccatcatgcCCTgcttaatagtagtaataataacaacaacagaagcctagagttggaagggattgctgtCCTTGTTCTATGGAAGCAACGGCTCTTCCCGCTTCGGCTGCTGACCTGCTTCGGGCATGCCTTGGGCCTTCTGGATGCGCGCGGCCAGCGCCTCTTTGGCCGAGACGAAGAAGACGCGGTCAGCGGCCTGCGCCCGGTCCACCAGCCCCAGCTCCTCCGACAGGAAGACGCAGCAGCGCTCCATGTGCTGGCGGCGCACCTGAAcgccaaaggaggaggaggaggaagaggagcatcatcatcatcactattattgttattactactattattgttattccaGAAAGTCATACACTGcattaaataatagtaaatattaaataataataagtattaaataataataaatattaaatgataaataataaataatagtgaataataataaatcttaaaCAATAAATagtacaatcatcatcatcatcattactactactattgtaaTTCCAGGAAGTGATACAttgcattaaataataataaatattaaatgataaataataaataatagtgactaataataaatattaaacaataaatagtacataataaataataatttcataataataaatattaaacgataataaacagtaaataatagtgaataataaattttaaataataaatattacataaTAAAAAATCTTAAGTAATAAACCTGAAATAGTAATAAaccttaaataataaatattacataataagacttaaataataaataataattacataataaaaaactaataataaatttaaataataaatattacataataaatattaaatgataataaacagtaaataatagcaaataataataaatttaaataataaatattacataataaatcttaataataataaatattacataataaatattaaataatacatcttaaataataataaataaatattacataataataaatcttaAGTAATAATACATCTTAAATAAATATTACGTAATAAAacttaaataataaacaataaatattacataataataaatcttaATAGATCTTaaacaataaaatttaaataacaaatattaaatgataataaacagtaaataatagtaaataataataaataataaatattacataaCAATAAATCTTaagtaataataaatgttaaataataataaatcttaaataataataaataataaatattacataataaatcttaataataataaatcttaaatattaataaaaataagaaatggaTTATTATGGAATCGgctatgtttatattttaatggctgtatgttttatgtttgttttgtggGAGTCCCTTTGGAGAAAGAGAAAACGGAGTACAAATCAAGTTGCATTCTTCTATTTCTTATTGTCACCATGGTTGTTGTTCCTCTCGGAAGCGAGGCCTACCTCCTCCATGTACTCGGGTTCGGAGGCGGAGGCGTCCCACCGGTTGTTGAGGATGAAGAGGTTTGGCCGCGAGAGGCGGGCGTTGACCTTGTGGAAGAACTGcttctcctgggggggggggggaatgagaaAAAGTCGGGGGTCAAGCGAGGGGTCAAGCCCTCAACCTTTGACCCCCCCAAGTAGCGAGGGAAGGGGGGGCGCTGACCGTCTGCATGAGGGTGGACTCGGCGTTGGCCACCAGGACAAAGACGTCGGCGTCCAAGCAATATTTGTCGATCCAGCTATCCAGTTCGGTGGTCACGTCGATCCCGGGactgagagagaaggggagagagagagagaggtcatgGGTCCCGGAAGGGAAAAGGAGCTTGCgttgtgtcggggggggggggggcggggaaggAGGGATCCCTTCTACATGTGGGAATGGTATGATGCATGTCAAAACACATGTCAGGCCCACCCAGCCTTTTGGGGATCTCCCTAGGTGTCCCATCGAGAGGCAAAATCAATGATAGGGTGGACAGTTGTATAGTTGAGATTGAGCCACTGAATCCTAGAAAAGAgtgggactcccaaaggccatctagtcgaaCCCTTGGATGGgtggatacatagatagatagatagatagatagatagatggatggatggatggatggatggatggatggatggacggactgacggacggacagacagacagacagaaagacagacagacagacagacagacagacgaacACATGGATAcatggctagatggatggatacacaaataggtagatagatggacggACATACAGTTGGATGGAtgatggatacatagatagatggatggatggatacatggatggatgaacggacggatggatggatggacggacagatacatggatggatggatggatggatggatggatggatagatagatggattgatggatggatggatacatggatggatgaagggatggatggatggatggacagatacatggatggatggatacatggatagatggatggatggattgatggacagatacatggatggatggatggatggattatgGGTAGGTGGATGCACGGacagataagtagatagataggtaggcagATGGACAGAcatatggatggatgaatggatggatggacaggtgGGCAGGCAGGCAAACAGACAcatggacagacagatggacagcTACATGGACAGATGGAGACATGAATAAatagaaggaagcaaggaagaaaaagagaaggaaggaaggaaaagagaaagggctCAATCCCAGGACTGGGAGAGAGAATGCCCAGCTAGAGAGGCCACGTACGCCCGCTCGGCCCTTTAAGAATCTGGGGGGCGGAGGACTTGTAAGGTCCAGATtgggtggaaaggggaggggggtggggcCCTGACCTGTCCATCAGCACCAGGTCGTCCTTGAGGAGGGGGCACTTGGAGTTGGGCCACATGACGCTGACCAGTCCGCCGGACGCCAGGCGCTCGTCCTGGTGCAAGGCGTGTGCCAGCTGGTTGACCGTCtggacaaaggaaggaaaggagagaggtcAGGAAGGGggacctataataataataataataatatggcagtTTTGACCATCACATGAATCTCAGtggcatattaataataatagtaataataactaataatagtcacaatagtaatagtaataatagtaatactaataataataatagtaataaatggcAGTTTTGACCATCAAATGAATCTCAGtggcatattaataataataatactaactaataataatagtcacaatagtaatagtaataataataataataaatggcagttttgACCATCAAATGAATCTCAGtggcatattaataataataatactaactaataataatagtcacaatagtaatagtaataataataataataaatggcagttttgACCATCAAATGAATCTCAGTggcatattactattattattatttttaataataataataatatgccactGAGATTCATTTGATGGTcaaaactgccatttattattattattattactattgtgactattattattagttattattatattagttaatagtaataataatagtaataatacctaataataatagtcacaatagtaatagtaataataataaaaataataataatattatatatggcAGTTTTGACCATCAAATGAATCTCAgtgaataatgaataataataataactaacaaTAATTgtcataatagtaatagtaataataatacttataataataataataataataataataataatccgctTGGCTTCAAGCGAAGGGCAAGGAAGAGGGAAGGCGCACCTTGACGCTCTTGCGTTCCTCGGAGCCTTCGGTCAAGAGGAAGGCATCCTGCCCTTCGGTGCCCTCGACCCGCAGGAAGCAGTTGGTGGTGTGGCCGATGCCGGACGGCAGGACCTTGTCCCAAAGCATGGCGTTGATGACGGTGCTCTTCCCGTTGCTGGTCCTGCAAGGGAGGAGGGGCACCGCGGGCGGGGGTGAGCCAATGGGACCCCGGCACCgagccccccacccacccatgaGACGCCCACTTGCACGAAGCCCGGGACTCACCGCCCGAAGAAGGCCACCTTCATGTGCCGCCGGGCCACGACCTCGCTGATGCCGCTGACCTTCGAGAGGTATCCTTTGACCTCCAGCACCTGCTCCTCCGTCGTGACCGGGTCCAGCTCCACATCCCGGTGCGTCTctggaataatagtaataataataataataataataataataattagcaaaaaatagtaaaaaaataataaatagtaaataataataataaatagtacataataataaatattaaatcatgataataaatagtaaataataagtagtaaataaatagtaagtaATAAATAGTAAGTAAcagtaaatattaaataataatacattataaataatagtaaatattaaataataataaatatgaaatagtaaataacaatagtaaataatacataatatttaataataaatcttaaataataaatagaaaaataattacataaatagtaacaaataaatattaaataatcatCAACAGTAAAGAataaatcttaataataatagtaaatattaaatagctataaatattaaataataataaatagaaaaagtAATTACATAATAAATCTTAATAAACagtgaaaaataaatattaaataaccatcagtagtaataataaatcttaaataataatcatattaaatattaaatagcaataataaatagcaaaacataataaattttaaataataataaatattacaaaataatagtaaatagtgTTAATTCATAATAAATCATAAAGAATAATAAAtcttaaataacaataaatagcaaataatagcaaatattaaataataatattaaataatagtaaatagtaaagaataataaatattaaataataataataatattaaataatagtaaatagtaaagaataataaatattaaataataataataatagtaaatcaatattaaatagtaataataaatagttaatattaaatattaaataataatattaaagaatagtaaatagtaaagaataataaatattaaataataatagtagataaatattaaatagcaataataaatagtaaataataataataataaataaagtaatgggaTAACGGGATGCCGTACCCTCGAGGAAGGCGGCGCTCTCCTGGACGTAGGCGGCCAGTTGCTCGAAGATGCCGCTGACCTTCTTCTTGGCGGTCACAAAGTGCTTGAGCGGAGAGGCCGCGGCGGCCGCCATCTTGTTGTGGCGCTGCTCCTTCTTGGTCCCaaacaggaaggaggaagagcGACAGGAAGGCAACAGGGACATCGCGCTGGAAGGACACCGTCCAGgtagatcaataataataataataataataataataattttatttcctctCCTGGCATTTTTCTATGACCAGCctcattttatgtttttattattattattattattattattattattattattattattatgtatataagGGCCACCAAGTCTCTATTTtgctgatagatggccatccaagctctaatatattataatacaatatatagttgtatac is drawn from Anolis sagrei isolate rAnoSag1 chromosome 13, rAnoSag1.mat, whole genome shotgun sequence and contains these coding sequences:
- the MFN2 gene encoding mitofusin-2 isoform X1 encodes the protein MVPWASLPSNVTSMRLLLRDVTSRGCWVPSGSGVGACAEGRKATEVSRRGRRAPGAMSLLPSCRSSSFLFGTKKEQRHNKMAAAAASPLKHFVTAKKKVSGIFEQLAAYVQESAAFLEETHRDVELDPVTTEEQVLEVKGYLSKVSGISEVVARRHMKVAFFGRTSNGKSTVINAMLWDKVLPSGIGHTTNCFLRVEGTEGQDAFLLTEGSEERKSVKTVNQLAHALHQDERLASGGLVSVMWPNSKCPLLKDDLVLMDSPGIDVTTELDSWIDKYCLDADVFVLVANAESTLMQTEKQFFHKVNARLSRPNLFILNNRWDASASEPEYMEEVRRQHMERCCVFLSEELGLVDRAQAADRVFFVSAKEALAARIQKAQGMPEAGGALAEGFQGRMFEFQNFERRFEECISQSAVKTKFEQHTVRAKQMAEEVRRIMDCVHMAAQEQRLYCLELREDRQERLGFIDKQLDLLSHNYKQKIKQLTEEVERQVSNAMAEEIRRLSVLVDDFQLDFHPSPVVIKVYKNELHRHIEEGLSHNLSERCSAPVSTSLQAMQQEMMEGLSPLLPPSLRTQGVPGPRTRGASSAFTLSYDLNCHKLCADFQEDIEFHFSLGWSMLVKRFLGPKGTRRALLGYSEQVPRPLPLTPANPGVPALPQGGALTQEELMVSMVTGLASLTSRTSMGILVLGGVVWKAVGWRLVALSLGLYGLLYLYERLTWSSRAKERAFKRQFVEYAAEKLQLLVSYTGSNCSHQVQQELSGTFAQLCQEVDATREELQQEVEALSRKVELLEALQGKAKLLRNKAGWLDSELNMFTHQYLEQSR
- the MFN2 gene encoding mitofusin-2 isoform X2, which codes for MSLLPSCRSSSFLFGTKKEQRHNKMAAAAASPLKHFVTAKKKVSGIFEQLAAYVQESAAFLEETHRDVELDPVTTEEQVLEVKGYLSKVSGISEVVARRHMKVAFFGRTSNGKSTVINAMLWDKVLPSGIGHTTNCFLRVEGTEGQDAFLLTEGSEERKSVKTVNQLAHALHQDERLASGGLVSVMWPNSKCPLLKDDLVLMDSPGIDVTTELDSWIDKYCLDADVFVLVANAESTLMQTEKQFFHKVNARLSRPNLFILNNRWDASASEPEYMEEVRRQHMERCCVFLSEELGLVDRAQAADRVFFVSAKEALAARIQKAQGMPEAGGALAEGFQGRMFEFQNFERRFEECISQSAVKTKFEQHTVRAKQMAEEVRRIMDCVHMAAQEQRLYCLELREDRQERLGFIDKQLDLLSHNYKQKIKQLTEEVERQVSNAMAEEIRRLSVLVDDFQLDFHPSPVVIKVYKNELHRHIEEGLSHNLSERCSAPVSTSLQAMQQEMMEGLSPLLPPSLRTQGVPGPRTRGASSAFTLSYDLNCHKLCADFQEDIEFHFSLGWSMLVKRFLGPKGTRRALLGYSEQVPRPLPLTPANPGVPALPQGGALTQEELMVSMVTGLASLTSRTSMGILVLGGVVWKAVGWRLVALSLGLYGLLYLYERLTWSSRAKERAFKRQFVEYAAEKLQLLVSYTGSNCSHQVQQELSGTFAQLCQEVDATREELQQEVEALSRKVELLEALQGKAKLLRNKAGWLDSELNMFTHQYLEQSR